A stretch of the Microcebus murinus isolate Inina chromosome 6, M.murinus_Inina_mat1.0, whole genome shotgun sequence genome encodes the following:
- the HHIPL1 gene encoding HHIP-like protein 1 isoform X1 — protein MAGRRAGPAAGALLALRALLALRALRAAAHPQCLDFRPPFRPPQPLRFCSQYSAFGCCAPEQDAALARRFGALAARVDAAVWAECAGYALDLLCQECSPYAAHLFDAEDPSTPLRTVPGLCRDYCLDMWQTCRGLFRHLSPDRVLWSLEGNRAKFCHYLALDDADYCFPHLLVNENLNSNLGRVVADAKGCLQLCLEEVANGLRNPVAMVHARDGTHRFFVAEQVGLVWAYLPDRSRLEKPFLNVSLAVLTSPWEGDERGFLGLAFHPRFRHNRKLYVYYSVGVSFQEWIRISEFRVSEDDENAVDHGSERIILEIEEPASNHNGGQLLFGDDGYLYIFTGDGGMAGDPFGKFGNAQNKSSLLGKVLRIDVDRNERGPLYRIPRDNPFVGDPAARPEVYALGVRNMWRCSFDRGDPASGAGRGRLFCGDVGQNKFEEVDLVERGRNYGWRAREGFECYDHKLCANASLDDVLPIFAYPHKMGKSVTGGYVYRGCEYPNLNGLYIFGDFMSGRLMSLREKPGTGQWQYSEICMGRGQTCLFPGLINNYYPHIISFAEDEAGELYFMSTGVPSAAAARGVVYKVIDPSRRAPPGKCQIHPAQVKVRSRLVHFVPKEKFIRRTESTPRPTTRAPTQAPRRSRPTAAPRKPTPRPARPTRRPGGRRGGGRRRGRPSTAGPAPSDGAVRLVRPAGLGPGRGRVEVFVGGRWGTVCDDSWDAKAAAVVCRQLGFAHAVRASKRAEFGEGRALPILLDDVRCAGGERNLLECTHAGVGTHNCGHAEDAGVVCSHEDPDL, from the exons atggcggggcggcgggccgggcccGCGGCCGGGGCGCTGCTGGCGCTGCGGGCGCTGCTGGCCCTGCGGGCGCTCCGGGCCGCCGCGCACCCGCAGTGCCTGGACTTCAGGCCGCCTTTCCGGCCGCCGCAGCCGCTGCGCTTCTGCTCGCAGTACTCGGCCTTCGGCTGCTGCGCTCCTGAGCAGGACGCGGCGCTGGCCCGCCGCTTCGGGGCCCTGGCGGCCCGCGTGGACGCCGCCGTGTGGGCCGAGTGCGCCGGCTACGCGCTCGACTTGCTGTGCCAG GAATGCTCTCCCTACGCAGCCCACCTCTTCGACGCCGAGGACCCGTCCACGCCCCTGAGAACGGTGCCCGGGCTCTGCCGGGACTACTGCCTGGACATGTGGCAGACGTGCCGGGGCCTGTTCCGCCACCTCTCGCCCGACCGCGTGCTCTGGTCGCTGGAGGGCAACCGTGCCAAGTTCTGCCACTACCTGGCCCTGGACGACGCGGACTACTGCTTCCCGCACCTGCTGGTCAACGAGAACCTCAACTCGAACCTGGGCCGCGTGGTGGCCGACGCCAAGGGCTGCCTGCAGCTgtgcctggaggaggtggccaACGGGCTGCGCAACCCCGTGGCCATGGTGCACGCGCGGGACGGCACCCACCGCTTCTTCGTGGCCGAGCAGGTGGGGCTGGTGTGGGCCTACCTGCCCGACCGCTCGCGGCTGGAGAAGCCCTTCCTCAACGTCAGCCTCGCGGTGCTCACCTCCCCCTGGGAGGGCGACGAGCGGGGCTTCCTGGGCCTCGCCTTCCACCCGCGCTTCCGGCACAACCGCAAGCTCTACGTCTACTACTCCGTGGGGGTCAGCTTCCAGGAGTGGATCCGCATCAGTGAGTTCAGGGTCTCTGAGGACGACGAGAACGCCGTGGACCATGGCTCGGAGAG GATAATCTTGGAGATCGAAGAACCAGCCTCGAACCACAACGGGGGCCAGCTGCTCTTTGGGGACGATGGGTACCTCTACATCTTCACTGGAGACGGCGGGATGGCCGGAGACCCCTTTGGAAAGTTTGGAAATGCCCAAAACAA GTCGTCGCTGCTGGGCAAGGTGCTGCGCATCGACGTGGACCGCAACGAGCGCGGCCCGCTCTACCGCATCCCGCGCGACAACCCGTTCGTGGGCGACCCCGCCGCGCGGCCCGAGGTCTATGCGCTGGGCGTGCGCAACATGTGGCGCTGCTCCTTCGACCGCGGCGACCCGGCGTCGGGTGCGGGCCGCGGGCGCCTCTTCTGCGGCGACGTGGGCCAGAACAAGTTCGAGGAGGTGGACCTGGTGGAGCGCGGCCGCAACTACGGCTGGCGCGCGCGCGAGGGCTTCGAGTGCTACGACCACAAGCTGTGTGCCAACGCCTCCCTCG ACGACGTGCTGCCGATCTTCGCCTACCCGCACAAGATGGGCAAGTCGGTCACGGGGGGCTACGTGTACCGGGGCTGCGAGTACCCCAACCTGAACGGCCTCTACATTTTCGGCGATTTCATGAGCGG GCGTCTGATGTCCCTCCGAGAGAAGCCGGGCACAGGACAGTGGCAGTACAGTGAGATCTGCATGGGCCGTGGCCAGACCTGCTTGTTCCCAGGCCTCATCAACAACTACTACCCACACATCATCTCCTTCGCGGAGGACGAGGCCG GGGAGCTGTACTTCATGTCTACCGGCGTGCCGAGCGCTGCGGCTGCACGCGGGGTCGTCTACAAAGTGATCGACCCCTCCAG ACGGGCGCCACCTGGCAAGTGTCAGATCCATCCTGCTCAGGTGAAGGTGAGGAGCCGCCTCGTCCACTTTGTGCCCAAAGAAA AGTTCATCCGGAGGACGGAGAGCACCCCACGGCCCACCACTCGGGCGCCCACCCAGGCGCCCCGCCGCAGTCGCCCCACGGCGGCCCCACGCAAGCCCACCCCGCGGCCGGCACGGCCCACCCGGCGGCCAGGGGGCCggaggggcggcgggcggcggcgggggcggccgaGCACGGCAGGCCCGGCGCCCTCCGACGGCGCGGTGCGCCTGGTGCGGCCCGCAGGCCTGGGCCCCGGCCGCGGGCGCGTGGAGGTGTTCGTGGGCGGACGCTGGGGCACCGTGTGCGACGACTCATGGGACGCCAAGGCTGCGGCCGTCGTGTGTCGCCAGCTGGGCTTCGCGCACGCCGTGCGGGCCAGCAAGCGCGCTGAGTTCGGCGAGGGCCGCGCGCTGCCCATCCTGCTGGACGACGTGCGCTGCGCGGGCGGCGAGCGCAACCTGCTGGAGTGCACGCACGCCGGCGTGGGCACGCACAACTGCGGCCACGCCGAGGACGCCGGCGTGGTGTGCAGCCATGAGGACCCCGACTTGTAG
- the HHIPL1 gene encoding HHIP-like protein 1 isoform X2, producing the protein MAGRRAGPAAGALLALRALLALRALRAAAHPQCLDFRPPFRPPQPLRFCSQYSAFGCCAPEQDAALARRFGALAARVDAAVWAECAGYALDLLCQECSPYAAHLFDAEDPSTPLRTVPGLCRDYCLDMWQTCRGLFRHLSPDRVLWSLEGNRAKFCHYLALDDADYCFPHLLVNENLNSNLGRVVADAKGCLQLCLEEVANGLRNPVAMVHARDGTHRFFVAEQVGLVWAYLPDRSRLEKPFLNVSLAVLTSPWEGDERGFLGLAFHPRFRHNRKLYVYYSVGVSFQEWIRISEFRVSEDDENAVDHGSERIILEIEEPASNHNGGQLLFGDDGYLYIFTGDGGMAGDPFGKFGNAQNKSSLLGKVLRIDVDRNERGPLYRIPRDNPFVGDPAARPEVYALGVRNMWRCSFDRGDPASGAGRGRLFCGDVGQNKFEEVDLVERGRNYGWRAREGFECYDHKLCANASLDDVLPIFAYPHKMGKSVTGGYVYRGCEYPNLNGLYIFGDFMSGRLMSLREKPGTGQWQYSEICMGRGQTCLFPGLINNYYPHIISFAEDEAGELYFMSTGVPSAAAARGVVYKVIDPSRIPYDI; encoded by the exons atggcggggcggcgggccgggcccGCGGCCGGGGCGCTGCTGGCGCTGCGGGCGCTGCTGGCCCTGCGGGCGCTCCGGGCCGCCGCGCACCCGCAGTGCCTGGACTTCAGGCCGCCTTTCCGGCCGCCGCAGCCGCTGCGCTTCTGCTCGCAGTACTCGGCCTTCGGCTGCTGCGCTCCTGAGCAGGACGCGGCGCTGGCCCGCCGCTTCGGGGCCCTGGCGGCCCGCGTGGACGCCGCCGTGTGGGCCGAGTGCGCCGGCTACGCGCTCGACTTGCTGTGCCAG GAATGCTCTCCCTACGCAGCCCACCTCTTCGACGCCGAGGACCCGTCCACGCCCCTGAGAACGGTGCCCGGGCTCTGCCGGGACTACTGCCTGGACATGTGGCAGACGTGCCGGGGCCTGTTCCGCCACCTCTCGCCCGACCGCGTGCTCTGGTCGCTGGAGGGCAACCGTGCCAAGTTCTGCCACTACCTGGCCCTGGACGACGCGGACTACTGCTTCCCGCACCTGCTGGTCAACGAGAACCTCAACTCGAACCTGGGCCGCGTGGTGGCCGACGCCAAGGGCTGCCTGCAGCTgtgcctggaggaggtggccaACGGGCTGCGCAACCCCGTGGCCATGGTGCACGCGCGGGACGGCACCCACCGCTTCTTCGTGGCCGAGCAGGTGGGGCTGGTGTGGGCCTACCTGCCCGACCGCTCGCGGCTGGAGAAGCCCTTCCTCAACGTCAGCCTCGCGGTGCTCACCTCCCCCTGGGAGGGCGACGAGCGGGGCTTCCTGGGCCTCGCCTTCCACCCGCGCTTCCGGCACAACCGCAAGCTCTACGTCTACTACTCCGTGGGGGTCAGCTTCCAGGAGTGGATCCGCATCAGTGAGTTCAGGGTCTCTGAGGACGACGAGAACGCCGTGGACCATGGCTCGGAGAG GATAATCTTGGAGATCGAAGAACCAGCCTCGAACCACAACGGGGGCCAGCTGCTCTTTGGGGACGATGGGTACCTCTACATCTTCACTGGAGACGGCGGGATGGCCGGAGACCCCTTTGGAAAGTTTGGAAATGCCCAAAACAA GTCGTCGCTGCTGGGCAAGGTGCTGCGCATCGACGTGGACCGCAACGAGCGCGGCCCGCTCTACCGCATCCCGCGCGACAACCCGTTCGTGGGCGACCCCGCCGCGCGGCCCGAGGTCTATGCGCTGGGCGTGCGCAACATGTGGCGCTGCTCCTTCGACCGCGGCGACCCGGCGTCGGGTGCGGGCCGCGGGCGCCTCTTCTGCGGCGACGTGGGCCAGAACAAGTTCGAGGAGGTGGACCTGGTGGAGCGCGGCCGCAACTACGGCTGGCGCGCGCGCGAGGGCTTCGAGTGCTACGACCACAAGCTGTGTGCCAACGCCTCCCTCG ACGACGTGCTGCCGATCTTCGCCTACCCGCACAAGATGGGCAAGTCGGTCACGGGGGGCTACGTGTACCGGGGCTGCGAGTACCCCAACCTGAACGGCCTCTACATTTTCGGCGATTTCATGAGCGG GCGTCTGATGTCCCTCCGAGAGAAGCCGGGCACAGGACAGTGGCAGTACAGTGAGATCTGCATGGGCCGTGGCCAGACCTGCTTGTTCCCAGGCCTCATCAACAACTACTACCCACACATCATCTCCTTCGCGGAGGACGAGGCCG GGGAGCTGTACTTCATGTCTACCGGCGTGCCGAGCGCTGCGGCTGCACGCGGGGTCGTCTACAAAGTGATCGACCCCTCCAG gatcccatacGACATTTAG